The following proteins are co-located in the Mesorhizobium sp. M1E.F.Ca.ET.045.02.1.1 genome:
- a CDS encoding toprim domain-containing protein: MTGSASELARRLGDHAEAVCREYLSNGHRSGNHWIVGDVRNTRGRSMHVRLRSNAKGPAGKWVDEATSEFGDLLDVIRESCGLIEFRDVADEARRFLAMPRPPAQDSGAERQPAAARGSPDAARRLFAMSQPIAGTLAERYLACRGILLAARERALRFHPGCYYRDLVTGETQTLPALIAAVTSLDGRVTGLQRTWLDSNGNGKAPVADPRRSLGNLLGNAIWLGIEPGASISVMVAGEGLETMASLRVVMPALPVAAATSANHLAGLSFPPDCRRLYIAADADAAGRHGIERLSRRAGEAGILAIVLRPQLGDFNDDLRHRGATHLAAWLSDQLAPEDARQFLTSG; the protein is encoded by the coding sequence ATGACCGGCTCGGCCTCCGAGCTGGCGCGCCGTCTTGGCGATCATGCCGAGGCGGTGTGCCGCGAATATCTCTCTAACGGCCATCGTTCGGGCAATCACTGGATCGTCGGTGACGTGCGCAACACGCGCGGCCGCTCCATGCATGTGCGGTTGAGAAGCAACGCTAAAGGCCCGGCGGGCAAGTGGGTGGACGAGGCGACGTCCGAGTTCGGCGATCTCCTCGATGTCATTCGCGAAAGCTGCGGGCTTATCGAGTTCCGCGATGTCGCGGACGAGGCGCGCCGCTTCCTCGCCATGCCGCGACCGCCGGCGCAAGACTCCGGCGCGGAGCGCCAGCCAGCCGCGGCACGCGGCTCACCCGACGCCGCGCGTCGCCTGTTCGCCATGTCGCAGCCGATCGCCGGCACGCTGGCCGAACGCTATCTTGCTTGCCGCGGCATCCTGCTCGCCGCGCGTGAACGCGCCTTGCGCTTCCACCCCGGCTGCTACTACCGCGATCTTGTCACCGGCGAGACGCAGACCCTCCCCGCGTTGATCGCGGCCGTCACTTCCCTCGACGGACGCGTCACCGGCCTGCAACGCACCTGGTTGGATTCGAACGGCAACGGAAAGGCGCCGGTTGCCGATCCGCGCCGCTCGCTCGGCAATCTTCTAGGCAACGCCATCTGGCTCGGCATAGAGCCTGGCGCATCAATTTCGGTCATGGTCGCCGGCGAGGGTTTGGAGACGATGGCCTCGCTCCGCGTCGTGATGCCGGCACTGCCGGTGGCCGCCGCGACCTCGGCCAATCATCTTGCCGGCCTGTCCTTCCCGCCCGACTGCCGCCGCCTCTACATCGCGGCCGATGCCGACGCTGCCGGCCGACATGGCATTGAGCGGCTCAGCCGGCGCGCAGGCGAGGCCGGCATTCTCGCTATAGTGCTTCGCCCGCAGCTCGGCGACTTCAACGACGATCTGCGCCATCGCGGTGCGACCCATCTCGCGGCATGGCTCAGCGATCAGCTCGCCCCGGAAGATGCCCGTCAGTTCCTGACGTCGGGATGA
- a CDS encoding DUF2493 domain-containing protein has product MTYELPFDDAYEPYHASSPTDRVILELQMYGHRPHQDEPDPRPLPDESVIRAGLAGIVETFAGMLGDTRLEPDLDDLLWSFTNVFHRAAERVGRSLDRNEEAQRSSQREQDGSEVKSVELERLTAEGITYIERRNVLEIMRDEAADLYEAQTGSAWRPRTGSKVSHQAMTAAVIDSRDFLAARRRAETEVLVPAGTRIAFAGGLDCNDHDRIWDALDKAREKHPDMVLLHGGSPRGAERIAACWAENRKVTQIAFKPDWNRHAKAAPFRRNDQLLSVMPYGLIVFPGSGITENLADKAQRLGIPVWRFTEGGA; this is encoded by the coding sequence ATGACCTACGAGCTTCCCTTCGACGACGCCTACGAGCCCTACCACGCCTCCTCGCCGACCGACCGCGTCATCCTCGAACTGCAGATGTACGGCCATCGTCCACATCAGGACGAGCCCGATCCCCGTCCGCTCCCCGACGAGAGCGTGATCCGGGCCGGCCTGGCCGGGATCGTCGAGACCTTCGCCGGCATGCTCGGCGACACCAGGCTCGAACCCGACCTCGACGACCTGCTCTGGTCCTTCACCAACGTCTTCCATCGCGCGGCCGAACGCGTCGGCCGCAGCCTCGACCGCAACGAGGAGGCGCAGCGGTCGAGCCAACGCGAGCAGGATGGCTCGGAGGTGAAGTCCGTCGAGCTGGAACGGCTCACGGCCGAAGGCATCACCTATATCGAGCGCCGCAACGTCCTCGAAATCATGCGCGACGAGGCCGCCGACCTCTACGAAGCACAGACCGGCTCGGCGTGGCGGCCGCGCACCGGCTCCAAGGTCTCCCATCAGGCGATGACGGCGGCGGTGATCGACAGCCGCGACTTCCTCGCCGCGCGCCGTCGCGCCGAGACCGAGGTGCTGGTGCCAGCCGGCACCAGGATCGCCTTCGCCGGCGGCCTCGACTGCAACGATCACGACCGGATCTGGGACGCGCTGGATAAAGCCCGCGAGAAGCACCCGGACATGGTGCTGCTGCATGGCGGCAGCCCACGCGGCGCCGAGCGGATCGCCGCCTGCTGGGCCGAGAACCGCAAGGTCACGCAGATCGCTTTCAAGCCGGACTGGAACCGGCATGCGAAGGCCGCCCCGTTCCGGCGAAACGATCAGCTGCTCTCGGTCATGCCCTACGGACTGATCGTCTTCCCCGGCTCCGGCATCACCGAGAACCTGGCCGACAAGGCTCAACGACTCGGCATCCCCGTCTGGCGGTTCACGGAAGGTGGCGCGTGA
- a CDS encoding DUF736 family protein — translation MATTIANLTAKADGSMEGVFATLRVNAPITLIPNANKTREDAPDYRIVNKRTGFEIGAGWHRISQRSGEEYLSVKLEAPEIGVIFGNLAPAPGGDENKKVILWNNPQ, via the coding sequence ATGGCCACCACGATCGCAAACCTCACCGCCAAGGCCGACGGCTCGATGGAAGGCGTGTTTGCCACGCTGCGGGTCAACGCCCCGATCACCTTGATCCCGAACGCCAACAAGACCCGCGAGGATGCTCCCGACTACCGCATCGTCAACAAGCGCACCGGCTTCGAGATCGGAGCCGGCTGGCACCGCATCTCCCAGCGTTCGGGCGAGGAATACCTCTCGGTCAAGCTGGAAGCCCCCGAGATCGGCGTGATCTTCGGCAACCTCGCTCCCGCCCCCGGCGGGGACGAGAACAAAAAGGTGATCCTGTGGAACAACCCGCAGTGA